The following proteins are co-located in the Gloeocapsa sp. PCC 7428 genome:
- the hepC gene encoding heterocyst development glycosyltransferase HepC yields the protein MLKYKAVDSKLSILNQPRRIQLNSPRRQSQSVQGQLTIEQFQEFSLPTSEIRQYIVESLEGSAVKKVCLNPQIGEAQLGLWADAAAQARKPVFLRIPVMEALYQHDNSFPWLCKRLADFSAAALLLMLLSPLLLVLMLLVRLYSPGPIFFQQWRVGQSGQLFRIFKFRTMVADAEMQHHQVMKNQQGLHKLKHDPRITPIGRWMRKLSLDELPQLINVLRGEMSLVGPRPWALYDALRLSPDGQKRLNALPGITGEWQVRARSHLLELDVVNEIDLEYLRNWSLYRDLKIILLTIPRVIFGVGAC from the coding sequence ATGCTCAAATATAAAGCCGTAGATAGTAAGTTATCTATTTTAAATCAGCCTAGGCGAATTCAACTTAATTCTCCGCGCCGTCAATCACAATCAGTTCAAGGACAATTGACAATCGAGCAATTTCAAGAGTTTTCTCTACCAACATCCGAAATCAGGCAGTACATTGTAGAGTCCCTAGAAGGTTCGGCAGTAAAAAAAGTGTGCCTGAATCCACAAATCGGTGAAGCGCAACTAGGGTTATGGGCAGATGCAGCCGCGCAAGCACGAAAGCCTGTATTTCTACGTATACCCGTGATGGAAGCGTTGTATCAACATGACAACTCATTTCCTTGGCTGTGCAAGCGCCTCGCAGATTTTAGTGCGGCGGCGTTGTTGTTGATGCTACTAAGTCCTTTGCTATTAGTACTCATGTTGCTAGTGCGGCTTTATTCGCCTGGACCAATTTTCTTTCAGCAGTGGCGTGTCGGGCAAAGTGGTCAGTTATTCCGCATCTTTAAATTTCGCACGATGGTTGCAGATGCTGAAATGCAACATCATCAAGTCATGAAGAATCAGCAGGGATTACACAAGCTGAAGCACGATCCTCGCATTACACCCATTGGGCGTTGGATGCGCAAACTAAGCTTAGATGAGTTACCGCAACTCATTAACGTATTACGGGGAGAAATGAGTTTGGTAGGACCGCGCCCGTGGGCGTTATATGATGCACTGCGCTTGAGTCCTGACGGGCAAAAGAGACTCAATGCTTTACCAGGAATCACTGGAGAATGGCAAGTTCGAGCGCGATCGCACCTTTTAGAGTTAGATGTTGTCAATGAGATCGATCTAGAGTACTTACGCAATTGGAGCCTTTACCGAGACCTCAAAATTATCCTGCTTACGATTCCTCGAGTGATCTTCGGCGTTGGTGCTTGTTAG
- a CDS encoding DUF3102 domain-containing protein: protein MNDLPGNQRFQGEFDYTQLNPENRLLIQQHTQELKERLQRTAQDIWEIGQKLAEVRSRLKHGQFDNWLKAEFGWSRRTAYNFINVYETFNERAKFAHFNIATSALYLLASPSTPQDIKDQFIEVAQTGQKVTHKDIRKALERRNQPQSKPALQEETQAETLEIVAQPQIVSIMPPEVEPAAKKLKDTPVSQQLSYWYLLGRKHLLFYGNTRSPQFIDRLPPSIPLALGLTDGEWQHDWLLDKASAVLILQLAAVDVKLVQRLITMFSQPGESIIFPILPSGEIIAAVHNLQRLVYTGDSNTAALQQAIAESGLKAERVNIL from the coding sequence ATGAATGACCTTCCAGGAAACCAGCGTTTTCAGGGTGAATTTGATTATACGCAGTTGAATCCAGAAAATCGCCTCCTTATCCAGCAACATACGCAAGAACTCAAAGAAAGACTGCAAAGAACAGCCCAAGATATTTGGGAGATCGGACAAAAATTAGCTGAAGTCCGTTCAAGACTCAAACATGGACAATTTGATAATTGGTTGAAAGCTGAATTTGGATGGAGTCGCCGTACGGCTTACAATTTTATCAACGTTTATGAAACTTTTAACGAGCGTGCAAAATTTGCACACTTCAATATCGCAACGTCAGCGCTTTATCTATTAGCCTCGCCCTCGACACCTCAGGATATCAAAGATCAGTTTATTGAAGTAGCCCAAACAGGGCAAAAAGTCACACACAAAGACATCCGCAAAGCACTCGAACGGCGCAATCAGCCACAATCAAAGCCTGCTCTTCAAGAAGAAACACAAGCAGAAACACTAGAAATTGTTGCTCAGCCGCAAATTGTCTCGATTATGCCACCAGAGGTTGAACCCGCAGCTAAAAAGCTAAAAGACACCCCTGTATCTCAACAACTGTCGTATTGGTATCTACTGGGCAGAAAGCATTTATTATTTTATGGAAATACGCGATCGCCGCAATTTATCGATCGACTTCCGCCCTCGATTCCCTTAGCCTTGGGCTTAACGGATGGAGAATGGCAGCACGATTGGTTACTCGATAAAGCAAGTGCTGTACTCATCTTACAGCTAGCAGCAGTAGACGTTAAGTTGGTACAACGACTGATTACGATGTTCTCGCAACCTGGAGAGTCAATTATCTTTCCAATTTTACCGAGTGGAGAAATCATTGCAGCTGTCCATAATTTACAACGGCTTGTCTACACCGGAGATAGCAATACCGCAGCGCTACAGCAGGCGATCGCTGAATCAGGTTTAAAGGCAGAAAGAGTCAATATTTTGTAG
- a CDS encoding nucleotide sugar dehydrogenase, whose translation MYFLKELKGQLVSKQATIGVIGLGYVGLPLLVAFAEKGFSVIGFDIDQNKIHQIEQGRSYIKHIPGEQLQNKLISATSDMSRLKEPDVIIICVPTPLNTHREPDLSYVTQTAYEIAHYLRMGQLVVLQSTTYPGTTEEVVLPILAGTGLVVGEEFALAYSPEREDPANADYSIFNVPKVIGGVTPTCLDLAQTLYNQIITQTVSVSSTRTAEASKILENIYRSVNIALVNELKILFHKMDIDVWEVIEAAKTKPFGFQAFYPGPGWGGHCIPIDPFYLTWKAREYDLSLRFIELAGEVNTLMPSYVVSRLVSALNHCGKPLKNSEVLILGVAYKKNVDDQRESPALKIIQLLQQQGANVSYHDPYAPTCTNHRHFPEINLQSTALTKENLATFDAVIITTDHDDVDYKLIADYSSLIIDTRNVLATKGLRTANTVSA comes from the coding sequence ATGTACTTCTTAAAAGAACTCAAAGGGCAACTTGTCAGTAAACAAGCAACAATCGGTGTGATTGGCTTGGGTTATGTTGGTTTACCGCTACTCGTAGCTTTTGCTGAAAAAGGTTTTTCTGTCATTGGCTTTGACATTGACCAAAATAAAATTCATCAAATCGAGCAAGGTCGATCTTATATCAAACACATTCCAGGTGAACAGCTACAAAATAAGCTGATTTCCGCTACAAGTGATATGAGTCGGTTAAAAGAACCTGATGTTATTATCATTTGTGTCCCGACACCACTTAATACGCATCGCGAACCCGATTTGAGCTATGTTACTCAAACAGCCTACGAAATCGCGCATTATTTAAGAATGGGACAACTCGTTGTATTGCAAAGTACAACGTATCCTGGAACAACCGAAGAAGTCGTGTTACCAATTCTGGCGGGAACTGGTTTAGTTGTTGGCGAAGAATTTGCTTTAGCGTATTCACCTGAACGCGAAGATCCTGCTAATGCTGACTACTCAATATTTAATGTGCCAAAAGTGATTGGTGGAGTAACCCCAACGTGTCTCGATTTAGCACAAACGTTGTATAACCAGATTATTACGCAAACTGTTTCTGTTTCTTCAACTCGCACTGCCGAAGCGAGTAAGATTTTAGAGAATATTTACCGTTCAGTGAATATTGCACTCGTTAATGAGTTAAAAATTCTCTTTCATAAAATGGACATCGATGTATGGGAAGTCATCGAAGCAGCAAAAACTAAGCCTTTTGGTTTTCAAGCATTTTATCCAGGTCCTGGTTGGGGCGGACATTGTATTCCTATAGATCCGTTTTACTTGACATGGAAAGCCCGCGAGTATGACCTTTCTTTACGCTTTATTGAACTAGCTGGTGAAGTCAATACTTTAATGCCAAGCTATGTTGTCAGCCGTTTAGTGTCTGCACTGAATCATTGTGGAAAACCATTAAAAAATTCTGAAGTTTTGATTTTAGGTGTCGCTTATAAGAAAAATGTAGACGATCAACGCGAAAGCCCTGCGCTGAAAATCATTCAGCTACTGCAACAACAAGGCGCAAACGTGTCTTATCACGATCCTTATGCACCAACGTGTACAAATCATCGACATTTTCCAGAAATTAATTTACAATCCACAGCATTAACAAAAGAAAATTTAGCAACATTTGATGCGGTCATTATTACTACAGATCATGATGATGTAGATTACAAACTAATTGCTGACTACTCATCTTTAATTATTGATACGAGAAACGTTTTGGCAACAAAAGGCTTGAGAACCGCTAACACTGTAAGTGCATAA